A single region of the Ancylobacter novellus DSM 506 genome encodes:
- a CDS encoding aldose 1-epimerase family protein has translation MVDGLVKLKSDHLGLEIAPLGAEMQRLTDRDGRDLLWNGDAAFWTGRAPLLFPIVGRLPGDQLVHEGVAYPMSQHGFARRRVFTLEEATSSSARFGLHADEETRKQYPFEFALRVTYTLADATLTIEATVANPGAVPLPASFGFHPAFRWPLPYEGTRADHRLIFEKAETDPIHRLAGGLLSTATEPNPAVDAIFTPDDGLFERDAMIFLNQRSHHVRFGVPGEPGLEIAFPGMPDLGIWSKPAAPFLCIEPWAGYASPENAPAEFAQKPGLSLIPPGGSKSFAMAVRWLPDVGR, from the coding sequence CGCCTGACCGACAGGGACGGACGCGACCTGCTCTGGAACGGCGATGCCGCCTTCTGGACCGGGCGCGCGCCGCTGCTCTTTCCCATCGTCGGCCGCCTGCCGGGCGACCAGCTCGTGCATGAGGGCGTAGCCTATCCGATGAGCCAGCATGGCTTCGCCCGCCGGCGCGTCTTCACTCTGGAGGAGGCGACGAGCTCCTCCGCCCGCTTCGGGCTCCATGCCGACGAGGAGACGCGCAAGCAGTACCCGTTCGAGTTCGCGCTCAGGGTCACCTACACGCTTGCCGACGCGACCCTGACCATCGAGGCGACGGTCGCCAATCCCGGCGCGGTGCCGCTGCCGGCGAGCTTCGGCTTCCACCCGGCCTTCCGCTGGCCGCTGCCCTATGAGGGCACCCGCGCCGACCACCGGCTGATCTTCGAGAAGGCCGAGACGGATCCGATCCATCGCCTCGCCGGCGGCCTGCTCTCGACCGCCACCGAGCCGAACCCGGCGGTGGACGCGATCTTCACGCCCGATGACGGGCTGTTCGAGCGCGACGCCATGATCTTCCTGAACCAGCGCTCGCACCATGTACGCTTCGGCGTGCCGGGCGAGCCGGGGCTGGAGATCGCCTTCCCCGGCATGCCGGACCTCGGCATCTGGTCGAAGCCGGCCGCGCCCTTCCTGTGCATCGAGCCGTGGGCGGGCTACGCCTCGCCGGAGAACGCGCCGGCCGAGTTCGCGCAGAAGCCCGGCCTCTCCCTCATCCCGCCCGGCGGGTCGAAGAGCTTCGCCATGGCGGTGCGCTGGCTGCCGGACGTGGGGCGGTAG